Proteins encoded by one window of Plasmodium relictum strain SGS1 genome assembly, contig: PRELSG_00_v1_104, whole genome shotgun sequence:
- a CDS encoding surface-associated interspersed protein (SURFIN) gives MNRRGTDLINTLLNENNIATTRIDTHTSGWNYQQREFKKKNINGTECNVNELNYCIANYKNNCTAIYNISSISRMQELTGLNSSQYISKRYDEFLKDTIDVSEYYYLEYIGNKTSELCKEWSYFIYDKGKNFIYMLAQEFNLMGTERTNNIRKWKQFKEKLENDTLTRTNRTCNIKSYYPNDTEYESTTLPFVITTIPTSTNAPTTITTSKLTPTTVSTTIQVTTFTPSTTPAYAPTSTTMNATIPTSKNAPTIESTTTQATTSTPSITPAYASTSTTANDTIPAYAPASTTTTATIPTSTNAPITKSTTTQATTSTTAPVSTTIPASATTPASATTPASTNAPTTESTTTQATKSTTVPVSTTIYASATVTAITPASTTTFTTIQANTSTTTPIAAPTSSTMQATALISTKGFSTASVNVSKTQNTSLPTSILKPTTTSSSTTAPTTTRTSTPTFIPSTTLSTIIHNKSYGNISSGISIKSSFTVTKSTIIPLSATLGPFLGILLLFIFVYRCTPIGSWFGNRRSKKKKTQKKKKQIQVDSESVFPEFSDKKSGINMKNFPICNEKNSPTCEIALENENNERNMETKSNIVERRKKWKWKAVIEVHMMVLEEFQKEEWELNRREFLKICLEEFKEDIYSDVINRHLTMEGDQEKITSIFLEQKPLWKMWTERNNKLIDKWKKEHWFKNLKKEWKKEVSKYMPLIKKEEMMEGKEKGASNPILERQKIIWKKWIQRQNKLHIFDDEELLKQLSIEYEAEEEIKKNTETIDREKIGMEIEKKDKTFKDSNKNELISRLRIEIHMMVLDECKKEEWIRNKKEFFKTCIGELKLQDNSDKKELLEIEEEIMKSITLKKKKEELEKFRKEKCFIELKQEWVNNEKKYMEEVNKENLLRVEERIENPMLQKQKIIWKKHWEEIRKKLEDENKKECLIKLMEELKKKETDIKEIDKINKAEKNIKEDEIEKEKKKEEYIQLEKKEETKMKHVERKIEKVRKKSNYMTLRKKPKRKTIIEIHMMIMQDCKEEEWELNRVEFLEICLNEWLKNEGIIENINDKEVTLKEEKKSSNVALEKQKMLSKKWIEKRRRLLEKWKKEEWFKNLKEEWRKEENMYAKTKDKLEFMDRKDKIDSNTTLKRKKEIWKQWLRRQREVFMDYYKERWFTKLLEEYEKEEYEFIKEENEENVEEKKNNLENEIREEEIVDIKKEVNNKIKKERLISNMCADIHMMVLDQCKKEEIESLTNELLKSYIEQKRKHEASCEQEMGNKKVDEIEKEREMNIMIEKKKEKWECWKREDWFQELKLDWKKKMIHMKEITDDIREKVINPMLETQIIEKKWQERQRNILKKRNRQNVHERSMNNNKDEEAIEKENDEGDLKKWDITIL, from the exons atgaATCGAAGAGGAACGGACCTTATTAATACATTactaaatgaaaataatatagcaACTACACGTATTGATACACATACTTCTGGCTGGAATTACCAGCAAAGAGAGTttaagaaaaagaatattaatGGAACAGAATGTAAtgtaaatgaattaaattattgtatagcaaattacaaaaataattgtACTGCAATTTATAATATCAGTAGTATTTCAAGAATGCAAGAGCTGACAGGACTTAATAGTTCACAATATATTTCTAAAAGATATGATGAATTTTTAAAGGATACTATTGATGTATCTGAATACTACTATTTAGAATATATCGGCAACAAAACTTCTGAATTATGTAAAGAATGgagttattttatttatgataagggaaagaattttatttatatgttaGCACAAGAATTCAATTTGATGGGAACAGAACGTACAAATAATATTAGAAAATGGAAACAATTTAAGGAAAAATTAGAGAATGACACATTAACACGAACAAATCGTACATGTAATATAAAGAGTTATTATCCTAATGACACTGAATATGAATCTACAACGTTACCTTTTGTAATTACAACTATACCTACATCTACAAATGCACCTACAACTATAACCACATCTAAACTTACACCTACAACTGTATCTACTACTATACAAGTCACTACATTTACGCCTTCAACTACACCTGCATATGCACCTACATCCACAACTATGAATGCAACTATACCTACATCTAAAAACGCACCTACAATTGAATCTACAACTACACAAGCCACTACATCTACGCCTTCAATTACACCTGCATATGCATCTACATCCACAACTGCGAATGATACTATACCTGCATATGCACCTGCATCTACAACTACGACTGCAACTATACCTACATCTACAAACGCACCCATAACTAAATCTACAACTACACAAGCCACTACATCTACAACTGCACCTGTATCTACAACTATACCTGCATCTGCAACTACACCTGCATCTGCAACTACACCTGCATCTACAAACGCACCTACAACTGAATCTACAACTACACAAGCCACTAAATCTACAACTGTACCTGTATCTACAACTATATATGCATCTGCAACTGTAACTGCAATTACACCTGCATCTACAACTACATTTACAACTATACAAGCCAATACATCTACTACTACACCCATTGCCGCACCTACATCTTCAACTATGCAAGCAACTGCACTAATATCTACAAAAGGGTTCTCAACTGCATCTGTAAATGTATCAAAAACTCAAAATACATCATTACCCACATCTATATTAAAACCTACAACTACATCTTCATCTACAACTGCACCTACAACCACACGTACATCTACGCCTACATTTATACCTTCAACTACATTAAGTACTATTATTCATAATAAAAGTTATGGGAATATATCTTCAGGTATTTCTATTAAAAGTTCGTTTACGGTAACTAAATCTACAATTATTCCTCTTTCAGCTACCTTGGGACCATTTTTGGGAATTCTTctcctttttatatttgtgtATAGA tgCACTCCCATTGGCTCGTGGTTTGGTAACCGTAgatcaaagaaaaaaaaaacacagaaaaaaaagaaacaaataCAAGTAGATAGTGAATCAGTATTCCCAGAATTTTCCGATAAAAAATCAGGGATCAATATGAAAAACTTTCCAATATGTAATGAGAAAAACAGTCCCACATGCGAAATTGCAttggaaaatgaaaataacgAAAGAAATATGGAAACAAAGAGCAATATTGTAGAAAGAAGGAAAAAGTGGAAATGGAAAGCTGTAATTGAAGTACATATGATGGTATTAGAGGAATTCCAAAAAGAGGAGTGGGAATTGAATAGAAGAgaatttctaaaaatttGTTTAGAAGAATTTAAAGAAGACATATATTCGGATGTAATTAATAGACACTTAACTATGGAAGGAGATCAAGAAAAAATTACtagtatttttttagaaCAAAAGCCCCTATGGAAAATGTGGACAGAAAGGAACAATAAGTTGATAGATAAATGGAAAAAGGAACATTggtttaaaaatttaaagaaagaaTGGAAAAAAGAGGTAAGTAAATATATGCcattgataaaaaaagaagaaatgatGGAAGGCAAAGAAAAGGGAGCAAGTAATCCCATACTAGAGagacaaaaaataatatggaAGAAATGGATACAAAGGCAAAATAAGTTGCATATTTTTGATGACGAAGAATTGTTAAAACAATTGTCAATAGAATATGAAGcagaagaagaaataaaaaaaaatacggAAACAATAGATAGAGAAAAAATAGGAATGGAAATAGAGAAAAAGGATAAAACATTTAAGGATTCAaacaaaaatgaattaatatcGAGATTAAGGATAGAGATACACATGATGGTGTTAGATGAATGCAAAAAAGAGGAATGGATAAGgaacaaaaaagaattttttaaaacatgcATAGGAGAATTAAAATTACAGGATAATTCCGATAAAAAAGAACTTTTAGAAatagaagaagaaataatgaaaagcattacattaaaaaaaaaaaaagaggaatTAGAGAAAtttagaaaagaaaaatgttttattgAATTGAAGCAAGAATGGGTAAATAATGAGAAGAAATATATGGAAGAAGTGAATAAAGAAAACTTATTAAGAGTTGAAGAAAGAATTGAAAATCCCATGTTACAAAAGCAAAAGATTATATGGAAGAAACATTGGGAAGAGATACGTAAAAAGCTAGAGGATGAAAATAAGAAAGAGTGCCTTATAAAGTTGATGGaagaattaaagaaaaaagaaaccgatataaaagaaatagataaaattaataaagcagaaaaaaatataaaagaggatgaaattgaaaaagaaaaaaaaaaagaagagtaTATacaattagaaaaaaaagaggaaacAAAAATGAAACATGTGGAAAGAAAGATAGAAAAAGTAAGAAAAAAGAGTAATTATATGACATTGAGAAAAAAGCCGAAGAGAAAAACTATAATAGAAATACATATGATGATAATGCAGGATTGTAAAGAAGAGGAATGGGAATTAAACAGAGTAGAGTTTTTAGAGATTTGCTTGAATGAATGGTTAAAAAATGAGGGaataattgaaaatataaatgacaAAGAAGTCAcgttaaaagaagaaaaaaaaagcagTAATGTAGCATTAGAAAAGCAGAAGATGTTATCAAAGAAATGGatagaaaaaagaagaaggttattagaaaaatggaaaaaggAAGAATGgtttaaaaatttgaaagAAGAATGGAGAAAGGAGGAAAATATGTATGCGAAAACAAAAGATAAATTAGAATTCATGGATAGAAAGGATAAAATAGATAGTAATACTACATTAAAgaggaaaaaagaaatatggAAGCAATGGCTACGGAGACAAAGGGAGGTATTTATGGATTATTATAAGGAGAGATGGTTTACAAAGTTGTTAGAAGAATATGAGAAGGAAGAATAtgaatttataaaagaagaaaacgAGGAGAATGtagaggaaaaaaaaaataacttagaAAATGAGATAAGAGAAGAGGAAATAGTAGACATAAAGAAAGAAGTAAATAATAAGATAAAGAAGGAAAGGTTAATATCTAATATGTGTGCAGATATACATATGATGGTATTAGATCAGTGTAAAAAGGAAGAGATAGAATCCTTGACAAATGAGCTTCTTAAGTCATACATAGAACAAAAGAGAAAACATGAAGCATCTTGTGAACAAGAAATGGGAAATAAGAAAGTagatgaaatagaaaaagaaagagaaaTGAATATTATGATAGAGaagaagaaagaaaaatgGGAGTGTTGGAAAAGAGAGGATTGGTTTCAGGAGTTGAAGTTGGAttggaaaaagaaaatgatacaTATGAAAGAAATAACGGATGATATAAGagaaaaagtaataaatccCATGTTGGAAACACAAATAATTGAGAAAAAGTGGCAAGAGAGgcaaagaaatattttaaagaaacgGAATAGACAAAATGTACATGAAAGATCAATGAACAACAACAAAGATGAAGAAGCGATAGAGAAAGAAAATGATGAAGGCGACTTAAAAAAATGGGATATTACAATATTATAA